In Leguminivora glycinivorella isolate SPB_JAAS2020 chromosome 11, LegGlyc_1.1, whole genome shotgun sequence, a single window of DNA contains:
- the LOC125231127 gene encoding bdellin B-3-like — MYKIAVLLIAFHICCAMAYPPCVCTREMRPVCGSNGETYHNNCLFECAATSIPSLRVIHRGMCEHFEE, encoded by the coding sequence CCGTCCTCCTCATCGCTTTCCACATTTGCTGCGCAATGGCCTACCCTCCCTGCGTGTGTACGCGGGAAATGCGTCCGGTCTGCGGCTCCAACGGCGAGACCTACCACAACAACTGCTTGTTCGAGTGCGCTGCAACCTCCATCCCGTCCCTGAGGGTGATCCATAGAGGAATGTGCGAGCACTTCGAAGAGTGA
- the LOC125231126 gene encoding serine protease inhibitor dipetalogastin-like, whose translation MYKFALLIACFISSTAALPPCVCSRDYTPVCGSDGETYPNGCMLDCAAQTHENLRLSHGGPCRSQAETSCICTFEYKPVCGIDGTTYPNKCALGCERARNPVLIKLHDGPCETKEELKVAKPSLPTCTCTRNFEPVCGTDGVTYSNMCLLKCAAQTKPLGKKAEGPCEDLTVKVAEVSEEEVPKKSCVCFRNYMPVCGSDGNTYANHCVLGCSSNSNPGLKMVHGGPC comes from the exons ATGTATAAGTTTG CCCTCCTTATTGCCTGCTTCATCAGCAGCACGGCAGCCCTCCCGCCCTGCGTGTGCTCTCGCGACTACACTCCCGTCTGCGGCTCAGACGGTGAAACCTACCCCAACGGCTGCATGCTCGACTGCGCTGCTCAAACCCATGAAAACCTCAGGCTATCACACGGAGGCCCTTGCCGATCACAAGCAGAAACATCCTGCATCTGCACCTTCGAATATAAACCCGTCTGCGGCATCGACGGAACCACGTACCCCAACAAGTGCGCCCTAGGCTGCGAACGAGCTCGAAACCCCGTCCTGATCAAGCTACATGACGGCCCTTGCGAAACTAAAGAAGAACTCAAAGTAGCCAAACCCAGTCTACCCACCTGCACTTGCACTAGGAACTTCGAACCTGTCTGCGGAACTGATGGAGTCACTTACAGTAACATGTGCTTATTAAAATGCGCGGCACAGACTAAGCCTTTGGGTAAAAAAGCCGAAGGCCCCTGTGAGGATTTGACCGTTAAAGTAGCAGAGGTTTCAGAAGAAGAGGTGCCTAAGAAAAGCTGTGTGTGCTTCAGGAACTATATGCCGGTGTGTGGGTCGGATGGGAACACGTATGCTAACCATTGTGTGCTCGGGTGCTCGAGTAACAGTAATCCTGGATTGAAGATGGTTCATGGTGGACCTTGCTAA